In the Pseudochaenichthys georgianus chromosome 1, fPseGeo1.2, whole genome shotgun sequence genome, one interval contains:
- the LOC117466060 gene encoding uncharacterized protein, whose amino-acid sequence MSGRPLAAKMKSLLSVCCVLSLLALSAAGSSVHNEEPLVHLQLQQPEGDLFSCGCDTTEEHSSQSSSNDTPAPERALCQPCTPPSAVDTEEEPAVASEHEEEEGEAAHVEEDASREEVTSDGQEEEVASEAAAEEEEEVAVEVVSSEVEEEEENIEEGEEEGEPQEEVAAEETVEEPEDTQDETEAAAEEESVESPEDATEEGVAEAEPEPEAEAEPAELPQTDTDLEETEAEVIAEPEPEPEVTAEPEPEPEEVAEPEPEPEVIAEPEPEPEAVAEPEPEPEVTAEPEPEPEEVAEPEPEPEVIAEPEPEPEVVAEPEPEPEVVAEPEPKPEVIAEPEPEPEVVVEPEPEVISEPEPEPEVVAEPEPEVILEPEPEPEAVAEPEPEPEVIAEPEPEPEALPEVEPEPVVEDVTPESVEEAVEEASVDAVEEASAVAEEVTVEEVTVEEVTVEEVTAEEVTAEKPAQLKTKGREASARKLRDRSHIEDTLRLATEDPSDEFSADMKKLLSIYHNAIKPMEQAFKYNELRQHEVTDSEITSKPMVLFLGPWSVGKSSMINYLLGLHGTPQELYTGAEPTTSEYTVIMHGEKFRSVEGIVMAADSSRSFSPLEKFGQGFLERLVGIEMPHKLLERVTFVDTPGVIENRKQQERGYPYNDVCQWFIDRADLIFQVFDPTKLDVGAELEMLFKQMKGRESQIRLILNKADSLSTQNLMRVYGALFWSMAPLMKVTEPPRVYVSSFWPQDYAADTSRELFMKEETSLLEDLNQVIENQMENKIAFIRQHGIRVRIHALLVDRYLQTFNDKLGWFSDPYEVFQDIVSDPDKYYIFKTILAKTNVSKFDLPNKEAYQDFFGVNPVSGFKQLSSHCSWSGGCLLEKLERAISHELPALLSSVSKAADKPAPVKAAPAPPPPLPGTCEGPGCEEKPKNRWRKQ is encoded by the exons GGTCCTCCGTCCACAATGAGGAGCCTCTGGTGCATCTGCAGCTCCAGCAGCCGGAGGGAGACCTCTTCTCCTGTGGGTGTGACACAACAGAGGAGCACAGCAGCCAAAGCTCCTCCAATGACACCCCGGCCCCTGAGAGGGCCCTGTGCCAGCCCTGCACACCTCCATCAGCTGTAGATACTGAGGAAGAGCCAGCAGTAGCCTCAgagcatgaagaagaggagggtGAGGCAGCTCATGTGGAGGAGGATGCTTCCAGAGAGGAGGTAACAAGTGATGGACAGGAAGAGGAAGTAGCATCTGAGGCTGCggctgaggaggaggaagaggtagCTGTTGAGGTTGTATCATCTGAagttgaggaagaggaggagaacattgaggaaggagaggaagaaggtgAACCTCAGGAGGAAGTTGCTGCTGAAGAAACAGTTGAGGAACCAGAAGACACACAGGATGAGACAGAAGCAGCCGCTGAGGAGGAGAGTGTGGAATCTCCTGAGGATGCAACTGAGGAGGGGGTTGCAGAGGCTGAACCAGAACCAGAAGCAGAAGCAGAACCAGCTGAGCTTCCTCAAACAGACACAGACCTTGAAGAAACCGAGGCAGAAGTGATTGCAGAGCCTGAACCAGAACCAGAGGTGACTGCAGAGCCTGAACCAGAACCAGAGGAGGTTGCAGAGCCTGAACCAGAACCAGAAGTGATTGCAGAGCCTGAACCAGAACCTGAGGCGGTTGCAGAGCCTGAACCAGAACCAGAGGTGACTGCAGAGCCTGAACCAGAACCAGAGGAGGTTGCAGAGCCTGAACCAGAACCAGAAGTGATTGCAGAGCCTGAACCAGAACCTGAGGTGGTTGCAGAGCCTGAACCAGAACCAGAGGTGGTTGCAGAGCCTGAACCAAAACCAGAAGTGATTGCAGAGCCTGAACCAGAACCAGAGGTGGTTGTAGAGCCAGAACCAGAAGTCATTTCAGAGCCTGAACCAGAACCAGAGGTTGTTGCAGAGCCTGAACCAGAAGTGATTTTAGAGCCTGAACCAGAACCAGAGGCGGTTGCAGAGCCTGAACCAGAACCAGAAGTGATTGCAGAGCCTGAACCAGAACCAGAGGCTCTTCCTGAAGTGGAGCCAGAGCCTGTTGTGGAGGATGTCACACCAGAATCTGTTGAGGAGGCGGTGGAGGAGGCATCAGTGGATGCTGTTGAGGAAGCATCTGCTGTTGCCGAGGAGGTGACGGTGGAGGAGGTGACAGTGGAGGAAGTGACGGTCGAGGAGGTGACGGCGGAGGAGGTGACCGCAGAGAAGCCTGCACAGCTGAAAACCAAAG GGCGCGAGGCATCAGCCCGTAAACTGAGGGACCGCTCCCACATCGAGGACACACTGCGATTGGCTACTGAGGATCCCTCAGATGAGTTCTCAG ctGATATGAAGAAACTATTGAGCATCTACCACAATGCCATCAAGCCAATGGAGCAAGCCTTCAAGTACAACGAGCTCAGGCAGCATGAAGTCACAG ACAGTGAGATCACCTCCAAGCCCATGGTTTTGTTCCTGGGACCGTGGAGTGTCGGCAAGTCCTCCATGATCAACTACCTTCTGGGTCTCCATGGTACTCCACAGGAGCTTTACACAG GCGCTGAGCCCACCACCTCAGAGTACACGGTCATAATGCACGGGGAGAAGTTCCGCTCCGTAGAGGGCATCGTCATGGCAGCAGACAGCTCTCGGTCCTTCTCACCTCTGGAGAAGTTCGGCCAAGGCTTCCTGGAGCGGCTGGTCGGCATCGAGATGCCCCACAAGCTGCTGGAGAGGGTCACCTTCGTCGACACGCCCGGCGTCATTGAAAACCGCAAGCAGCAGGAGAGAG GTTACCCCTACAATGATGTGTGCCAGTGGTTCATCGATAGAGCGGATCTGATCTTCCAGGTGTTCGACCCCACCAAATTGGATGTGGGCGCGGAACTGGAGATGCTCTTCAAGCAGATGAAGGGCCGCGAGTCCCAGATTCGCCTCATCCTCAACAAGGCCGACAGTCTCTCCACCCAGAACCTGATGAGGGTGTATGGGGCTCTGTTCTGGAGCATGGCGCCGCTGATGAAAGTCACGGAGCCTCCTCGGGTGTACGTCAGCTCCTTCTGGCCTCAGGACTACGCTGCAGACACCAGCCGGGAGCTCTTCATGAAGGAGGAGACCTCTCTGCTGGAGGACCTCAACCAG GTGATTGAGAATCAGATGGAGAACAAGATCGCTTTCATCCGTCAGCACGGCATCCGTGTGCGTATCCACGCCCTGCTGGTGGACCGCTACCTGCAGACCTTCAACGACAAGCTGGGATGGTTCAGTGACCCCTACGAGGTTTTCCAAGACATTGTCAGCGACCCCGACAAGTACTACATCTTCAAAACCATTCTGGCCAAAACCAACGTCAGCAAGTTTGACCTGCCCAACAAGGAGGCCTACCAGGACTTCTTCGGAGTGAACCCGGTGTCCGGCTTCAAGCAGCTCTCCTCCCACTGCAGCTGGAGCGGAGGCTGTCTGCTGGAGAAGCTGGAGAGGGCCATCTCACACGAGCTCCCCGCTCTGCTCAGCAGCGTCAGCAAGGCCGCAGACAAGCCTGCCCCAGTGAAGGCTGCACCCGCACCTCCACCCCCCCTCCCCGGCACCTGTGAGGGTCCCGGGTGTGAGGAGAAACCCAAGAACCGCTGGAGGAAGCAGTGA